In Molothrus aeneus isolate 106 chromosome 3, BPBGC_Maene_1.0, whole genome shotgun sequence, a single genomic region encodes these proteins:
- the LOC136555135 gene encoding T-cell activation Rho GTPase-activating protein-like — MLSPGTDSTLPLEVQKEMNDKVTVLVEFLINNCMEIFEGDVSFPACALAEESPEHTDSSTGLHDGQSESQIIPRPTWGCCWKTN; from the exons GCACGCTCCCGCTGGAAGTGCAGAAGGAGATGAATGACAAG GTGACAGTGCTGGTGGAGTTCCTCATAAACAACTGCATGGAAATATTTGAGGGGGACgtttccttccctgcctgtgccttgGCTGAGGAGTcaccagagcacacagacaGCTCCACAG GGCTCCATGATGGTCAATCAGAGAGTCAAATAATCCCAAGACCTacttgggggtgctgctggaagACAAATTGA